Proteins from one Anopheles nili chromosome 2, idAnoNiliSN_F5_01, whole genome shotgun sequence genomic window:
- the LOC128722012 gene encoding atypical kinase COQ8B, mitochondrial, with translation MSRAQDAVGLLRGLKLVADAAGKSQGEYAKHLWANSSVREVLEQQLATGEQSVKQIINNPTKELEKAGGILRETIERTAVVAEGLRQLTVATMPKVGPLSADAFMGAGNRPAGSTGAPSYEPFNDIGSLDISKITLKELESILSEHSKNREVKLSLDSNKPSPSKRDDPKVVTAAPALTKTDLPLERPRDTKPLTQDVEQIQKMMNFVSTYDKNPTAKPQPSAPQANPQQPIDLPQLSTVAKQRKVPSSRVARMASFGGLFAGLGLGTVNELAKGALGIGGTLDMKQALLSPSNAERIVDTLCRVRGAALKLGQILSIQDSNIVSPQLVKAFERVRQAADYMPDWQVKKQLVAELGKDWRTKLQSFDLKPFAAASIGQVHRGVLTDGVTEVAIKIQYPGVAKSIESDIDNLVSMLKVWDVFPAGVFIDNVVAVAKRELAWEVDYTREAEYTEKFAEMIRHMPEYRVPRVIKELTSKNVLTTELVPGVPMDRCFDLSQEHRDHIAHCVMQLCLNELFTFRCMQTDPNWSNFLYDASTKQLMLIDFGATRFYQKAFMDDYLKVIIAATKNDRQKILELSRKMGFLTGYETAAMENAHIDAVLILGEVFSVPGEFEFGRQSTTKKIAALVPVMIAHRLCPPPEEIYSLHRKLSGVFLLCARLNAKIDCKPMFREITQNYKFD, from the exons ATGTCTCGAGCTCAAGACGCCGTTGGTCTGCTGCGTGGCCTTAAACTGGTAGCGGATGCAGCAGGTAAATCACAGGGCGAGTATGCCAAACATTTGTGGGCCAACTCCAGTGTGCGGGAGGTGCTCGAACAACAACTCGCGACGGGTGAACAATCCGTGAAGCAAATTATTAACAATCCAACAAAAGAGCTCGAAAAGGCTGGAGGTATTCTGCGAGAAACGATCGAACGTACCGCGGTTGTTGCAGAGGGCCTGCGTCAGCTTACTGTGGCTACAATGCCAAAAGTTGGACCGCTCTCGGCAGATGCCTTCATGGGTGCCGGCAATCGTCCCGCTGGTTCCACAGGCGCGCCTAGCTACGAACCATTCAATGACATTGGTAGCCTGGATATCTCCAAGATAACATTGAAGGAGCTGGAATCGATTCTTTCCGAGCACAGCAAAAATCGCGAAGTAAAATTAAGTTTAGACAGTAACAAGCCGTCCCCCAGTAAGAGAGATGATCCAAAAGTGGTCACTGCCGCACCCGCTCTGACAAAAACTGATCTACCTCTAGAACGACCACGTGATACGAAACCTCTTACCCAGGATGTGGAGCAGATACAAAAGATGATGAATTTTGTTTCCACGTATGATAAGAACCCAACAGCAAAGCCACAGCCATCAGCTCCCCAAGCGAATCCGcaacaaccgatcgatctaCCTCAGCTCAGTACCGTTGCGAAGCAACGCAAGGTTCCTTCGTCTCGAGTGGCGCGTATGGCATCCTTCGGTGGACTTTTTGCTGGCTTGGGACTGGGTACGGTTAATGAACTCGCCAAAGGTGCACTCGGAATAGGAGGCACGTTGGACATGAAGCAAGCTCTCCTAAGTCCCAGCAACGCGGAACGTATCGTAGACACGCTGTGCCGAGTGCGCGGTGCAGCACTGAAATTGGGTCAGATTCTCAGCATCCAGGACTCAAACATTGTGTCTCCCCAGCTGGTGAAAGCGTTTGAACGGGTGCGACAAGCCGCCGATTACATGCCAGATTGGCAGGTGAAGAAGCAACTCGTCGCCGAGCTCGGCAAAGATTGGCGTACGAAACTGCAGAGCTTCGACCTGAAACCGTTCGCCGCCGCCTCGATCGGACAGGTGCACCGAGGCGTCCTGACCGACGGTGTGACGGAGGTGGCCATCAAAATTCAATACCCAGGCGTGGCGAAAAGCATCGAAAGTGACATCGACAACCTGGTGTCGATGTTGAAGGTTTGGGATGTGTTTCCGGCGGGCGTTTTTATCGACAACGTGGTGGCGGTTGCGAAGCGGGAACTTGCCTGGGAGGTGGACTACACGCGCGAAGCGGAATACACGGAAAAGTTCGCCGAAATGATTCGACATATGCCCGAGTATCGAGTACCGCGCGTTATCAAGGAGCTGACATCGAAAAATGTGCTAACCACGGAGCTCGTTCCGGGAGTTCCCATGGATCGGTGCTTTGATCTAAG TCAAGAGCATCGTGATCATATCGCACATTGCGTCATGCAATTGTGCCTGAACGAACTGTTTACCTTCCGGTGCATGCAAACAGACCCGAACTGGTCCAACTTCCTTTACGACGCCTCCACGAAGCAGCTGATGTTGATTGACTTTGGTGCGACACGCTTCTACCAGAAAGCATTCATGGACGATTACTTAAAG GTTATTATTGCGGCCACGAAAAATGATCGACAGAAAATACTGGAACTGTCCCGCAAGATGGGTTTCCTTACCGGCTACGAAACagcggcgatggaaaatgctcACATTGACGCCGTGCTCATCCTGGGCGAGGTGTTTAGCGTGCCGGGCGAGTTTGAGTTCGGTCGCCAGAGCACAACCAAGAAAATCGCCGCCCTCGTGCCGGTGATGATCGCCCACAGGCTGTGCCCACCGCCGGAAGAGATCTACTCGTTGCACCGAAAGCTATCCGGTGTGTTCCTGTTGTGCGCTCggttgaacgccaaaatcgactGCAAGCCGATGTTCCGCGAGATCACGCAGAACTACAAGTTTGACTAA
- the LOC128722013 gene encoding general odorant-binding protein 28a-like — protein MKFAVTVLSVFAVLIASASAQNEKVDQAKEMLRGLAAECKTKEGASDADLEVFINDEPLATPQQKCLAACLMEQFGASDGKSFQEAGFIEVGKMYLKDDSAKIELLTQIAADCKQVANADRCELAVQISTCLKDSAAKHGMAFKH, from the exons ATGAAGTTCGCTGTTACCGTGTTGTCGGTGTTCGCCGTGCTTATTGCGTCGGCCAGTGCCCAG AATGAAAAAGTTGACCAGGCAAAGGAAATGCTGCGCGGTTTAGCCGCCGAGTGCAAGACGAAGGAGGGAGCCAGTGACGCAGACTTGGAAGTGTTTATCAACGATGAACCACTGGCGACGCCGCAACAGAAATGTTTGGCCGCTTGCCTGATGGAACAGTTCGGTGCATCGGACGGCAAATCCTTCCAGGAGGCCGGGTTCATCGAGGTTGGCAAAATGTACCTAAAGGATGACTCCGCCAAGATAGAACTCCTAACGCAGATTGCTGCCGACTGCAAGCAAGTAGCGAACGCGGACCGCTGTGAGCTGGCTGTGCAGATTTCAACCTGCCTCAAGGATTCGGCCGCGAAACACGGCATGGCGTTCAAACACTAA
- the LOC128721830 gene encoding uncharacterized protein LOC128721830: MNMSRDLSELVDGDLFFHQLNELLIWIFNKHLVVFSCTCILAGSNASGLWAAAIERFPHPYIVISLVADEPEVLLQAIENGCQSFVLAQSTAITFLDQFHYVHDRATARYPHKRIIIIDDDSMVTAPEAENSRSILNHSATGDVIDLLLVRPSLDLDRVDLLTSGFETDQWTLLTSYSMHQLEWDATDLFPDKRTDLQGRYLRLAIFNYEPYTLWQPVEDVPEDANAFYEQHRVLYIDGTESRLFVEFCAKLNCRLDISLDEAGEWGQIFDNRTGDGIIGAVVERRADIGVGALYSWFHEFQFLSLSKPISRTGVTCIVPKPQPLSSWMTPILPFSLWMWLAVIGTVLVSTVCEVLLSILSQRLLTKKPGQVDVCESVMGVMSIFILQAVLLRTNKNPFTSQMILIGSLLIVGLMIGNAYSGGLSSVMTVPRFEKPIDTVQDLADRNLPWGSTHDAWIFSIQLATQPTIVKLLQNFVTYPKDVLHEHARKRNLAYSIERLPYGHYAIGEYITDEVSGNFETMLEDIYWENCVAMATKTWPLMNELDDLTLVIFQSGIQRYWELQVVSKFSDNKVQHAISTSRHFDNPGPIALQPSHLLGAFFLLAFGHGLAVMCFLFEVLWRRLTTAKGDRKRT, from the exons ATGAACATGAGCAGAGATCTTTCCGAACTCGTCGATGGCGAtctatttttccaccagcttaACGAGCTCCTAATATGGATAT TCAACAAGCATTTGGTTGTGTTTTCCTGTACATGCATCCTTGCCGGCTCGAATGCATCCGGTCTGTGGGCGGCGGCTATCGAAAGATTTCCACATCCATATATAGTGATCAGTTTGGTGGCAGACGAGCCTGAAGTGTTGCTGCAAGCGATCGAAAATGGATGTCAG TCCTTCGTTCTAGCGCAATCGACAGCCATCACGTTTTTGGACCAATTTCACTATGTGCACGATCGCGCCACGGCACGGTATCCCCACAAAcggatcatcatcatcgatgaTGACAGCATGGTTAccgcaccggaagcggaaaactCACGTTCCATTCTAAACCACAGTGCTACCGGGGATGTGATCGATCTGCTGCTGGTTCGTCCCAGTCTCGACCTCGATCGTGTGGATCTGCTGACGAGCGGATTCGAAACGGACCAGTGGACACTGCTCACCAGCTACAGCATGCATCAGTTGGAGTGGGATGCCACTGATCTTTTTCCAGACAAGCGCACCGACTTGCAGGGACGCTACTTGCGTTTGGCCATCTTCAACTACGAACCGTACACCCTCTGGCAGCCGGTGGAAGATGTGCCAGAGGACGCAAATGCGTTTTACGAACAGCACCGGGTACTGTACATTGACGGAACTGAATCGCGGCTTTTCGTTGAATTCTGTGCCAAACTAAACTGCAGGCTAGACATCTCGTTGGACGAAGCCGGAGAGTGGGGACAGATCTTTGATAATCGCACCGGTGATGGCATCATCGGGGCCGTGGTCGAGCGAAGGGCGGATATCGGTGTCGGAGCGCTGTACTCCTGGTTTCACGAGTTCCAGTTCCTATCCCTTTCGAAGCCCATCTCCCGGACGGGTGTAACTTGCATCGTTCCGAAGCCCCAACCGCTGTCCTCCTGGATGACGCCTATTCTGCCATTTTCCTTGTGGATGTGGTTGGCCGTAATCGGAACGGTCCTGGTGTCGACCGTGTGCGAGGTCTTACTGAGCATTCTATCGCAAAGACTCCTCACGAAAAAG cccGGCCAGGTGGACGTGTGCGAATCCGTGATGGGCGTTATGTCCATTTTCATCCTGCAAGCCGTGTTGCTGCGCACGAACAAGAACCCTTTCACGTCGCAGATGATCCTGATCGGTTCGTTGCTTATCGTTGGGCTGATGATTGGCAACGCGTACAGTGGCGGTTTGTCCAGTGTGATGACGGTACCTCGATTCGAGAAACCGATCGATACCGTACAGGACCTCGCCGATCGCAATCTCCCGTGGGGTTCGACTCACGACGCCTGGATCTTCTCCATTCAACTCGCAACGCAG CCTACGATTGTGAAGTTGCTGCAGAACTTCGTCACCTACCCAAAGGACGTGCTGCACGAGCACGCAAGGAAGCGCAATCTCGCGTACAGCATCGAACGGTTACCGTACGGGCACTACGCGATCGGTGAGTACATTACGGACGAGGTTTCGGGCAACTTTGAGACCATGCTCGAGGACATCTACTGGGAGAACTGTGTGGCAATGGCCACCAAAACCTGGCCGCTGATGAACGAGTTGGACGACCTGACGTTGGTCATTTTCCAGAGCGGAATCCAGCGCTACTGGGAGTTGCAG GTGGTGTCGAAGTTTTCCGATAACAAGGTCCAGCACGCCATCTCGACGTCGCGCCATTTCGACAATCCGGGTCCGATCGCGCTGCAACCATCCCACCTGCTCGGAGCCTTCTTTCTGCTGGCGTTTGGGCACGGACTCGCGGTGATGTGCTTCCTGTTCGAGGTACTGTGGCGCAGATTAACCACTGCCAAAGGCGACCGAAAGCGTACGTAG
- the LOC128720889 gene encoding uncharacterized protein LOC128720889 produces the protein MTQLEDDDLLNNLLKIPGTIIIYNNDMSSYDYVLNAHNVALPLTPATSTAGSATSEQSVDDLNSSASIDTDMAASPDPMYHGPQANGTVLQLPAVDSPTSIVIDTPGGSELDNSFGSLGASGLALSGTPDDPTGGHMLEEEMELDGGEEEDDFEEVEATPGEAEDEDSEPELTNLSWLTELKNITNLTPSDAPLTDLPTARFNKFIAQVRRSRETYDKRQEQYTALANSLEKPPFNYAQIIAMAMLEEGRMTLKQICKWIQEKFSYYKVHKNWNNSIRHNLSLSFFFTKVQRAKDEKGKGGYWELSMDVSKSERRRVRVRQRNKSASGGASRPSSGYSRRSTSARFESKGSSLGHVARDGNQSCEQPINTNRPKHPEGPPRTETEEVISPGAPTTIGCISIGDGQGLEHMDQLTLLDSNNNNCTQQQQHQPPVGSVPLQVQNVTIDIIDNYSKPTMDASVELQTNPIVSTGGAMARPDHSVVQPIAELPVNEQEQLMRASAMVDSCAINFDSIINGETGASIFSNLNVDEIFSDNEIPQPANDDIIVPFFSNVHQVQTGPNVVVETIPYYLPDMGNFDESDFGNLININEQEISDEFLNEHGFL, from the exons ATGACGCAACTGGAGGATGACGACCTCTTGAACAATCTGCTGAAAATTCCaggcaccatcatcatctacAACAATGACATGAGCT CATACGATTACGTGTTAAACGCTCACAATGTGGCGCTCCCGTTGACACCGGCCACCTCCACGGCAGGTTCAGCCACATCCGAGCAGTCGGTGGACGATTTGAACAGCAGCGCATCGATCGATACGGATATGGCAGCTTCACCGGATCCGATGTATCATGGCCCGCAAGCGAACGGAACAGTGCTGCAGCTGCCGGCCGTCGATTCACCTACTTCAATTGTGATTGACACTCCCGGCGGCTCCGAGTTGGACAATAGCTTCGGCAGCTTGGGAGCATCTGGTCTGGCACTATCCGGAACACCGGATGATCCCACCGGAGGACACATGCTGGAGGAGGAGATGGAACTGGACGGTGGTGAGGAAGAGGACGACTTCGAGGAAGTCGAAGCGACCCCGGGAGAAGCCGAGGACGAAGATTCCGAACCGGAACTCACGAATCTGTCGTGGTTGACCGAGCTGAAGAACATCACCAACCTAACGCCTTCGGACGCACCGTTGACGGATTTGCCAACGGCGCGGTTTAACAAATTCATCGCCCAAGTGCGAAG GAGCCGCGAAACGTACGACAAACGCCAGGAGCAGTACACCGCGCTGGCAAACTCGCTGGAAAAACCGCCCTTTAACTATGCACAAATCATCGCCATGGCCATGCTCGAGGAGGGCCGCATGACGCTCAAGCAGATATGCAAATGGATTCAGGAGAAGTTTTCCTACTACAAGGTGCACAAAAACTGGAAC AACTCCATCCGGCATAATTTGTCGTTGAGTTTCTTCTTCACCAAAGTACAACGGGCCAAAGACGAGAAGGGCAAGGGCGGCTACTGGGAGCTGTCGATGGATGTGTCAAAAAGCGAGCGTCGGCGGGTTCGTGTCCGTCAGCGCAATAAATCGGCCAGCGGTGGTGCCAGTAGACCATCGTCCGGATATAGCAGGCGTTCGACGTCGGCCCGATTCGAGTCGAAAGGATCTTCGCTGGGTCATGTTGCCCGCGATGGTAACCAGAGTTGTGAGCAGCCGATCAATACCAATCGTCCCAAGCATCCGGAAGGACCGCCACgcacggaaacggaagaagTCATCTCACCGGGAGCGCCTACGACGATTGGCTGCATTTCCATCGGTGATGGGCAGGGACTGGAGCACATGGACCAGCTCACCTTGCtggacagcaacaacaacaattgcactcagcagcaacagcatcaaccgccggtcggttcggttccgCTGCAGGTGCAGAACGTCACGATCGACATCATCGATAACTACAGCAAGCCAACGATGGACGCTTCGGTGGAACTTCAAACGAATCCGATCGTTTCCACCGGTGGAGCGATGGCGCGACCGGATCATTCCGTGGTACAGCCAATTGCGGAGCTGCCGGTCAATGAGCAGGAGCAGCTGATGCGAGCCAGCGCAATGGTGGATAGCTGCGCGATCAACTTTGATTCCATCATCAACGGCGAAACTGGTGCCAGTATTTTCAGCAACCTTAATGTGGACGAG ATTTTCTCCGACAACGAAATACCGCAACCAGCGAACGACGACATTATTGTGCCATTCTTCAGCAACGTCCACCAGGTTCAGACCGGACCGAACGTGGTCGTCGAAACCATTCCCTACTATCTGCCCGACATGGGCAACTTCGACGAGAGTGATTTTGGAAATTTGATAAACATCAACGAGCAGGAAATTAGTGACGAGTTCCTCAACGAGCATGGTTTTCTGTAG
- the LOC128730880 gene encoding mothers against decapentaplegic homolog 4, which translates to MVGLTGGSHLYAAGIPAAQEIVRDMAAMPTAAPTSADACLSIVHSLMCHRQGGESEGFSKRAIESLVKKLKEKRDELDSLITAITTNGAHPSKCVTIQRTLDGRLQVAGRKGFPHVIYARIWRWPDLHKNELKHVKFCQFAFDLKCDSVCVNPYHYERVVSPGIDLSGLTLQSGPSRLIKDEYTPGSVVGGGMDIDGNEIGTIQHHPSMVAAGAYGAMSMHPQVTDPSQLGGMYGSSSGPRPIPKLESSEQSRNSAPSSSWMSGASSVGGPSSAAASLLSASASAGIQQHARLSASLSLSSVIGGPGGLTNNGLRAPQTAQQQPQPPQQSQQSSSQSSSQLTNGGNGGLLGSSSQASSSGSGSAGTLVGTDGNQYYTSTANVEPSMANDPQTMGPTGMSGSLSATSPVSPHLQQNGYVSASNGQAAQAGPSGGQPQSSQTASQQYQPQQQQPQQTQQQQQGGSATWSGSNTLNYTQSIQPPAHIGNSHQQQTSQQQQQQQQSPYWPHGSSGSTGTVGSGAGSSVGNATSGQMAELPGQQRLLSRQPAPEYWCSVAYFELDTQVGEMFKVPSNRPNVTIDGYVDPSGGNRFCLGALSNVHRTEQSEKARLHIGKGVQLDLRGEGDVWLRCLSDHSVFVQSYYLDREAGRTPGDAVHKIYPGACIKVFDLRQCHLQMQSLANNAQKAAHMQAAVVAGVSAVGATRSLSAAAGIGVDDLRRLCILRLSFVKGWGPDYPRQSIKETPCWVEVHLHRALQLLDEVLHQMPIDGPRNIE; encoded by the exons ATGGTTGGGCTGACGGGAGGATCGCATCTGTATGCGGCCGGTATACCGGCCGCACAGGAAA TCGTCCGGGACATGGCAGCAATGCCAACGGCCGCACCAACCAGTGCAGACGCCTGCCTCAGCATCGTCCACTCGCTGATGTGCCATCGACAGGGTGGAGAAAGTGAAGGCTTTTCCAAGCGAGCGATCGAGTCGTTGGTAAAAAAGCTGAAGGAGAAGCGGGATGAGCTGGATTCGTTGATTACTGCCATCACTACCAACGGTGCACATCCGAGCAAATGCGTTACGATACAACGTACGCTGGATGGCCGATTGCAG GTTGCTGGCCGGAAAGGATTTCCACATGTAATTTACGCACGCATCTGGCGCTGGCCCGATTTACACAAGAATGAACTGAAACATGTTAAGTTCTGTCAGTTCGCGTTCGACTTGAAGTGTGATTCGGTTTGTGTTAATCCTTACCACTACGAGCGTGTCGTATCGCCAGGTATCG ATCTATCGGGACTAACACTGCAGTCTGGCCCCAGCCGATTGATAAAGGATGAGTACACACCGGGATCGGTCGTCGGCGGTGGTATGGATATTGACGGTAATGAAATCGGTACGATTCAGCATCATCCCTCAATGGTTGCAGCTGGGGCGTATGGTGCAATGTCAATGCATCCACAAGTGACCG ACCCTTCCCAGCTAGGTGGCATGTATGGGAGCAGTAGCGGTCCAAGACCGATACCAAAGCTAGAATCCTCCGAGCAGTCTCGAAACAGTGCTCCTAGTAGCAGCTGGATGAGTGGCGCTAGTAGCGTTGGGGGTCCATCCTCTGCCGCTGCATCTCTGTTATCAGCAAGTGCCTCTGCCGGTATCCAGCAGCATGCTCGATTATCGGCATCATTATCGCTCT cctCCGTCATTGGCGGACCTGGCGGGTTGACAAACAATGGACTGAGAGCACCCCAAACTGCGCAACAGCAGCCGCAACCGCCACAACAGTCACAACAGTCTTCATCACAATCAAGCTCGCAGCTAACGAATGGCGGTAACGGTGGGCTTTTGGGAAGCTCCTCGCAGGCGAGCAGTAGTGGCAGTGGCAGTGCTGGAACGTTGGTCGGGACAGACGGCAATCAATATTACACCAGCACCGCCAATGTCGAACCATCGATGGCAAACGATCCGCAGACCATGGGCCCCACTGGTATGTCCGGTTCGCTCTCCGCAACTTCGCCCGTTTCGCCACATCTGCAACAGAATGGGTACGTGTCGGCCAGCAATGGGCAGGCAGCGCAAGCCGGACCATCCGGTGGTCAACCGCAATCTAGCCAAACAGCATCGCAACAGTACCAgccgcagcaacaacaaccacaacagacacagcaacaacagcaaggcGGGTCCGCGACATGGTCCGGATCGAATACTCTCAATTATACGCAGTCGATACAACCTCCGGCACATATTGGAAACtcacaccagcagcaaacatcgcaacagcagcagcaacaacagcaatcgCCATACTGGCCGCATGGTTCCAGCGGTTCTACCGGAACGGTGGGTTCGGGAGCTGGTTCAAGTGTTGGCAACGCCACCAGCGGTCAGATGGCGGAACTGCCCGGTCAGCAGCGATTGTTATCCCGACAGCCAGCACCCGAGTACTGGTGCTCGGTAGCCTACTTCGAGCTTGATACCCAAGTAGGAGAAATGTTTAAAGTACCATCGAACCGGCCGAACGTCACGATCGATGGGTATGTTGACCCATCCGGTGGTAATCGGTTTTGTCTCGGCGCTCTTAGCAACGTGCATCGAACGGAACAAAGCGAGAAAGCTAG GCTACATATTGGCAAAGGTGTACAGCTGGATCTGCGGGGTGAAGGAGACGTCTGGTTGCGATGTCTCAGTGACCATTCAGTATTTGTTCAGAGTTACTACCTCGATCGGGAAGCAGGACGTACACCGGGCGATGCCGTACACAAGATATACCCTGGAGCGTGTATAAAG GTATTCGACTTGCGGCAGTGTCATTTGCAGATGCAGAGTCTCGCAAACAATGCCCAAAAAGCAGCACACATGCAAGCCGCGGTTGTTGCGGGTGTGTCAGCTGTTGGAGCTACAAGAA GTCTTTCTGCTGCCGCTGGAATCGGTGTCGACGATTTACGACGCCTCTGCATCTTACGACTTTCCTTCGTGAAGGGTTGGGGACCGGATTACCCACGGCAATCCATCAAAGAGACTCCATGCTGGGTCGAAGTGCATTTGCATCGCGCTTTGCAATTACTAGATGAGGTGTTACATCAGATGCCTATCGACGGACCTCGGAACATTGAGTAG